One window of Mesoplasma syrphidae genomic DNA carries:
- a CDS encoding carbohydrate ABC transporter permease — translation MNSTAQGNPNGVKSPEKNVFKLKHWDSQTKTVKAVKNKKSVKRDDNFFLQLIWIAPAFFFLIIFTFYAAFIVFKNGFNGSGRFLIEWVFSTLNFRDLFEDPTFIVAMRNSLIYVIVVVPIGLIISIGVAKALSSVLNKRIFSFLQGVFFLPYVTSAMAIAMAFAFMFSPSEYGLFNRMLSVFGINAIHWTQDPRAGIWMLLIFGIWRSLPFSIVMLTAAFMRVNPQYYSAASIDGMKKWKQFWRISMPGIMSTVIYLSTIGIIGAFKAMPLGLFSSESGAELVKAQTVVLWIYEKTTGASQGAVSHQQAGAASIVLMVIILVITIVSRQATKVLSKRYK, via the coding sequence ATGAATTCAACAGCGCAAGGAAATCCAAATGGTGTTAAATCGCCTGAAAAAAATGTGTTTAAATTAAAACACTGAGATAGTCAAACTAAAACGGTTAAGGCAGTCAAAAATAAGAAATCTGTAAAAAGAGATGACAACTTTTTCTTACAATTAATTTGAATTGCTCCAGCGTTCTTTTTCCTAATTATTTTTACATTCTATGCAGCATTTATTGTTTTCAAAAATGGATTTAATGGATCAGGAAGATTTTTGATTGAATGAGTTTTTTCGACTTTGAACTTTAGAGATTTATTTGAAGATCCAACATTTATAGTAGCTATGCGAAATTCATTAATTTATGTTATTGTAGTTGTACCAATTGGATTAATTATTTCAATTGGAGTAGCAAAAGCCTTATCTTCAGTTCTAAATAAACGTATATTTTCATTTTTACAAGGAGTATTCTTTTTACCATATGTAACTAGTGCAATGGCAATTGCAATGGCATTTGCATTTATGTTCAGTCCTTCTGAATATGGATTGTTTAATAGAATGCTATCAGTGTTTGGAATTAATGCGATTCACTGAACTCAAGACCCACGAGCAGGTATTTGAATGTTATTAATTTTTGGTATTTGACGTTCGCTGCCATTTAGTATTGTAATGTTAACTGCTGCATTTATGAGAGTTAACCCTCAATATTACTCAGCAGCATCAATTGATGGAATGAAAAAATGAAAACAATTTTGAAGAATTAGTATGCCAGGAATTATGTCAACGGTAATTTATCTTTCAACAATTGGAATTATTGGAGCCTTTAAAGCGATGCCATTGGGATTATTCTCAAGTGAATCAGGAGCTGAACTTGTAAAAGCACAGACAGTTGTTTTATGAATTTATGAAAAAACAACTGGCGCAAGTCAAGGAGCTGTTTCTCACCAACAGGCCGGTGCCGCATCAATTGTATTAATGGTAATTATTTTGGTGATAACAATAGTTTCTCGCCAAGCAACCAAGGTCTTATCAAAACGATATAAATAG
- a CDS encoding carbohydrate ABC transporter permease, with translation MKTKKSLIKVLLGVLVGFAPIILLVISIPSYISNQSILALIVMIIGILWLGMFFVSKSIRFKNAKNFSIHNHDELSEEYTLGEVNAKYAFLKATIINFWNEKMSNANTRAEKRLFRHEKFLALNSNDHEWQAGISDVTNNKIIHIRYGVRFAILAKARKINDFARNFGFNRYVNNKRIFTASMAGEVWWQALGINTIRGIFLAFMGIIVIFPFYWMLSISFRTSNEIQEGVTGILPIWPKEWSTQAYNFLFNNPSSKVAVGQYIRNSFLIAGISTVTQIVVSLFAGYGLSQYNTRGKEWLIIIMLSTMMLPGEALLIGQYIFATKINMQNTIFALFVPFIGNAFTIFLFKNAFDTLNDSIKKAAKVDGLSRFKFFWKVAIPLVRSTIFTAALMSFIGSWNSVLWPTMVLKSNSEWVTLPMLLWQIMNSTGDVNGIWNTFPDGTKLQDPQNLKMAGAVVAILPMFIIFLFTKKYLVRGITRNSGSKE, from the coding sequence ATGAAAACAAAAAAATCACTCATCAAAGTCCTTCTAGGAGTTTTAGTAGGATTTGCGCCAATCATATTATTGGTAATTAGCATTCCAAGTTATATTAGTAATCAGTCAATATTGGCATTAATTGTAATGATTATAGGAATTTTGTGATTGGGGATGTTTTTTGTATCTAAATCAATTAGGTTTAAAAATGCCAAAAATTTTAGTATTCATAATCATGATGAACTAAGCGAAGAGTATACTTTAGGCGAAGTTAATGCTAAATATGCTTTTTTAAAAGCAACCATTATTAATTTTTGAAATGAAAAAATGAGTAATGCTAATACAAGAGCTGAGAAACGCTTATTTCGTCATGAAAAATTCTTGGCATTAAATAGTAATGATCATGAATGACAAGCAGGTATTAGCGATGTAACAAACAATAAAATAATTCATATTCGTTACGGAGTTCGATTTGCAATACTAGCAAAAGCTCGTAAAATTAATGATTTTGCTAGAAATTTTGGTTTTAACCGCTATGTAAATAACAAGAGAATTTTTACGGCATCAATGGCTGGAGAAGTTTGATGACAAGCCCTAGGAATTAATACTATTAGAGGAATATTCTTAGCATTTATGGGAATCATTGTAATTTTTCCATTTTACTGAATGCTTTCAATTTCTTTTAGAACTTCAAATGAAATTCAAGAAGGAGTTACAGGAATCTTGCCGATTTGGCCAAAAGAGTGGTCAACACAAGCATATAACTTCTTATTCAATAACCCAAGTTCAAAAGTAGCAGTCGGGCAATATATTCGAAATTCATTTTTGATTGCTGGAATTTCAACAGTAACGCAAATTGTTGTTTCATTATTTGCTGGATATGGGTTATCCCAGTATAACACTCGTGGTAAAGAATGGTTAATTATTATCATGTTATCAACAATGATGTTACCTGGAGAGGCTCTGTTGATTGGACAATATATTTTTGCTACAAAAATTAATATGCAAAATACTATTTTTGCTTTATTTGTTCCATTTATTGGAAATGCGTTTACAATTTTCTTATTCAAAAATGCTTTTGATACTTTAAATGATTCAATCAAAAAAGCAGCAAAAGTTGATGGATTATCACGCTTCAAGTTTTTTTGAAAAGTAGCAATTCCTTTAGTGAGATCAACAATTTTTACAGCAGCCTTAATGTCATTTATCGGTTCATGAAATTCAGTTTTATGACCAACAATGGTTTTAAAATCAAATTCAGAATGAGTTACATTGCCAATGCTATTGTGACAAATAATGAATTCAACTGGAGATGTTAATGGAATTTGAAATACCTTCCCGGATGGTACAAAACTACAGGATCCTCAAAATTTAAAAATGGCAGGAGCAGTAGTGGCGATTTTACCAATGTTTATTATTTTCTTGTTTACTAAAAAATATCTGGTTCGCGGTATTACAAGAAACTCTGGTTCTAAGGAATAA
- a CDS encoding Fur family transcriptional regulator, translating to MKFLKQEQKKYEQIVDKLKTKNIRMTDIRLAIIAMLIKAEHLTTQEIIKNLELEFANVNVTSVYNTLDLLLSQHILFANTFNGKSIWYEIASEKSIHLKCDECGDVIHINPMTSDKFDFNEVVELAESKGIKLDHFKIEAHGICQNCRNK from the coding sequence ATGAAGTTTTTAAAGCAGGAGCAAAAAAAGTACGAACAAATCGTTGATAAGTTAAAGACCAAAAACATTCGAATGACTGATATTCGTTTAGCGATTATTGCGATGCTAATTAAAGCTGAACATTTGACAACTCAAGAAATCATTAAAAATCTGGAATTAGAATTTGCTAATGTAAATGTAACAAGCGTTTACAATACTCTGGACTTGCTACTATCGCAGCATATACTTTTTGCAAATACTTTTAATGGCAAAAGTATATGGTATGAAATTGCATCTGAAAAATCAATTCATTTAAAATGTGATGAATGTGGCGATGTAATTCACATTAATCCGATGACTTCTGATAAATTTGACTTTAATGAGGTTGTTGAACTGGCGGAAAGCAAAGGTATTAAGTTAGATCATTTTAAGATTGAAGCTCATGGCATTTGTCAAAATTGTAGAAACAAATAG
- a CDS encoding ATP-binding cassette domain-containing protein — protein MSIKLRNILIDYGNSIAVEDLSLSVKEGELVSLLGPSGCGKSTTLNAVAGLLQISKGQILFDGIDVTKRSPQKRNIGLVFQNYALYPHLSVFQNIAFPLYQNGSFKREIAKNNALRSIEIKSIKNNGKSVAKIQASQEIRAVLKAFVKSYEAKFDAIVEDFLLKSKTISDKYALAIYGDKELNAFRSRIFISWYDGSRAFIEKSRIEMLNNIKTILDTSVSIFEEVEAVKSKVAKVFKFTVSQFKEVFEIRNIASAERRYKAISDAVKTHRKTFFQEIKVSERLAKLEGHHVNWNVSLKERDQLINEREEQNQLWQADFLKEVEKLSDEKPAIIANLEQEIIAILEKSINSNGNQVISKEEYDQLIAEQTKNIKSFRKEVRLAVHEVAEKVEITSQLKKKPSELSGGQQQRVAIARAIVKKPKVLLLDEPLSNLDAKLRVSTREWIKKFQKETKITTIFVTHDQEEAMSISDKIFIMNKGVLQQGAAPMEVYEQPANRFVANFIGTPSMNIFENIEINSQGNIIFNSQIIGQADQFKSQIVTIGIRPEHIELVGTKSTLEYANQEPIKAKIDVVERLGRSDYLKVLIQNREVRVIYDAKNVDSNNNNQEVGLNILKGKIYIFANEAEQELLGIV, from the coding sequence ATGAGTATTAAATTACGAAATATATTGATTGATTATGGAAACTCGATTGCTGTAGAAGACTTAAGTTTATCTGTTAAAGAGGGAGAATTGGTATCACTTCTTGGACCATCTGGATGTGGAAAATCAACTACTTTAAATGCCGTAGCCGGGCTTTTACAAATTAGTAAGGGACAAATTTTGTTTGATGGAATTGATGTTACAAAACGTTCTCCCCAAAAACGAAATATTGGTTTGGTTTTTCAAAATTATGCTTTGTACCCACATTTATCGGTATTTCAAAACATTGCTTTTCCTTTATATCAAAATGGAAGCTTCAAACGTGAAATTGCTAAAAATAATGCATTAAGAAGTATTGAAATTAAAAGCATTAAAAATAATGGTAAGTCAGTTGCTAAAATTCAAGCTAGCCAAGAAATTAGAGCAGTTTTGAAAGCGTTTGTTAAATCATATGAAGCAAAATTTGATGCTATTGTAGAAGATTTCTTGTTAAAGTCTAAAACTATTAGTGATAAATACGCTTTAGCAATTTATGGTGACAAAGAGTTAAACGCCTTTCGATCACGTATTTTTATTAGTTGATATGATGGTTCAAGAGCCTTTATTGAAAAATCAAGAATAGAAATGCTTAACAATATTAAAACAATTTTAGATACTTCAGTTAGCATTTTTGAAGAGGTCGAAGCCGTTAAAAGTAAGGTTGCCAAAGTATTTAAATTTACAGTATCACAATTTAAAGAAGTTTTCGAAATTAGAAATATTGCTTCAGCTGAACGCCGTTACAAAGCAATTAGTGATGCAGTTAAGACTCACCGCAAAACTTTTTTTCAAGAAATCAAAGTTTCAGAACGTTTAGCAAAACTTGAAGGTCATCATGTTAATTGAAACGTTTCTTTAAAAGAACGTGATCAATTAATTAACGAGAGAGAAGAACAAAATCAACTTTGGCAGGCAGACTTTTTAAAAGAAGTTGAAAAATTGAGCGATGAAAAACCGGCTATTATTGCGAATCTCGAGCAAGAAATAATTGCGATTCTAGAAAAGTCAATTAACTCAAACGGTAATCAGGTAATTTCAAAAGAAGAATATGATCAGCTAATTGCGGAACAAACAAAAAATATTAAATCGTTTAGAAAAGAGGTTCGTTTAGCAGTTCATGAAGTTGCTGAAAAAGTTGAAATTACCAGTCAACTTAAAAAGAAACCTTCGGAACTTTCTGGAGGACAGCAACAACGTGTTGCAATTGCACGGGCAATTGTTAAAAAACCAAAAGTTTTACTATTAGATGAACCGTTATCAAATTTGGATGCTAAGTTAAGAGTGTCAACTCGTGAATGAATTAAAAAGTTTCAAAAAGAAACTAAGATTACGACAATATTTGTAACTCATGATCAAGAAGAGGCAATGAGTATTTCTGATAAAATTTTTATCATGAATAAAGGGGTTCTGCAACAAGGAGCGGCTCCAATGGAAGTTTATGAACAACCTGCCAATCGCTTTGTTGCCAATTTTATTGGAACACCATCAATGAATATTTTTGAAAATATTGAGATTAATAGTCAAGGAAATATTATATTTAATAGCCAAATAATTGGACAAGCAGATCAATTTAAAAGTCAAATAGTAACAATTGGTATTCGTCCTGAACATATTGAACTTGTAGGAACTAAATCAACACTTGAATATGCTAATCAAGAACCAATTAAGGCTAAAATTGATGTTGTTGAACGTTTAGGAAGATCTGATTATTTAAAAGTGCTAATTCAAAATCGTGAAGTAAGAGTTATTTATGATGCTAAAAATGTTGATAGCAATAATAATAATCAAGAAGTTGGATTAAATATTCTTAAAGGAAAAATTTATATTTTTGCTAATGAAGCAGAACAAGAATTGTTGGGGATTGTATAA
- a CDS encoding acyl carrier protein — MNIYEEIVKELKAKGAKGALTKETKVASIGIDSLDLMDMIVTLEDRLEIRVPDDKLMNLETIGDLINLVEELKQ; from the coding sequence ATGAATATTTACGAAGAAATTGTTAAAGAATTAAAAGCTAAGGGTGCAAAAGGTGCACTAACAAAAGAAACAAAGGTTGCTTCAATTGGGATTGATTCATTGGATTTAATGGATATGATAGTTACTTTGGAGGACCGTCTAGAAATTAGAGTTCCTGATGATAAATTAATGAATCTTGAGACAATTGGTGACTTAATTAATCTTGTCGAAGAATTAAAGCAATAG
- a CDS encoding DHH family phosphoesterase yields MNLLTLIEEKIKEFETIIIHRHILPDGDAYGSQLGLKYLIQKKYPNKKVYAQGNNIEYLNFIGKMDEPVEDETYNNALVIVTDCANVERIDDQRFDQGKFLIKIDHHPDVTPYGDLSWVDTSFTSASEMVGYLAIQAKWEITQQAARTIYHGICTDSGRFYFEGTSSRTFEVAARLFETKFDFQELYNTMYSQTFEDLAAKSELISQATVSEYGVGYIIIQDQFIKKYNFKYEDSGKFSNLLKGVAGIDIWIVFSIREDGKYRVEFRSKDLQINNIAAKWGGGGHRLAAGAIIDNLEQAMEIIADANELIKGN; encoded by the coding sequence ATGAATTTACTAACTCTAATTGAAGAAAAGATTAAAGAGTTTGAAACTATTATAATTCATAGACATATTTTACCTGATGGTGATGCATACGGATCACAGTTAGGTTTGAAGTACTTAATCCAAAAGAAATATCCAAATAAAAAAGTTTATGCTCAAGGAAATAACATTGAGTATTTGAATTTTATTGGAAAGATGGATGAGCCTGTAGAAGACGAGACATATAATAATGCTTTAGTCATTGTAACTGATTGTGCAAATGTTGAAAGAATTGACGATCAGCGTTTTGACCAAGGAAAATTTTTAATTAAAATTGATCATCATCCTGATGTTACTCCTTATGGGGATTTATCGTGAGTTGATACGTCATTCACAAGTGCTAGTGAAATGGTGGGATATTTAGCGATTCAAGCGAAGTGAGAAATTACTCAACAAGCAGCTAGAACAATTTATCATGGAATTTGCACTGATTCGGGACGCTTTTATTTTGAGGGAACAAGTTCAAGAACCTTTGAAGTTGCTGCCAGATTATTTGAAACAAAATTTGATTTTCAAGAATTATATAACACAATGTATTCGCAGACTTTTGAAGATTTAGCTGCAAAATCAGAGTTGATTAGTCAAGCTACCGTTAGTGAATATGGTGTAGGATATATTATTATTCAGGATCAATTTATTAAAAAATATAATTTTAAGTATGAAGATAGTGGAAAGTTTTCAAACCTATTAAAGGGAGTTGCTGGAATTGACATCTGAATTGTTTTTTCAATTCGCGAGGATGGTAAATATCGGGTAGAATTCCGAAGCAAAGATTTACAAATTAATAATATAGCAGCAAAATGAGGTGGCGGTGGTCACCGCTTGGCAGCAGGTGCTATCATTGACAATTTAGAGCAAGCAATGGAAATCATTGCCGATGCCAATGAATTAATTAAAGGAAATTAA